In Terriglobales bacterium, the genomic stretch CGTTCATGTCGGTGCCGTCGAGCAGGTAGTTGTTCGAGCGGCCGCGGTTGCCGTTGATGGAGAACAGCCCGAAGGAGCCGGGAGAGTCGGTGACGCCGCTGGGGTCGCCGGTCGAGCCGCTCACCATGTAGAGCGTCTTGATGTAGTCGCGCCCGTTGATGGGCAGCTCTTTCATCTGCTGCTCGCTGATCGTTCCGCCCATCACGTTGGAGGTGGTCTCGACCAGCGGCGCTTCCGCTGTGACCTCGATCGCCTCCTTCACTTCGCCGGGCGACAGCTGCGCGTTCACGCGCGGCGCCAGTCCTACCGCCACCTTCACACCCTTGGTGGTCTGCGTCTTGAACCCCTGCTTGGTGATGGTGACCGTGTAATCGCCCAGCGGCAGCTCCGGCAAGGTGTAGTTGCCGTCGTCGTCGGTCTGGACCTTGCGCTCCAGGCCGGTGCCTTCCTGCGTCGCCGTGACCTCGGCGCCCGAGACCGATGCGCCGGTCGAATCCGTCACCACCCCGTTGATGTCGCCGCGGAAGCTCTGCGCCGCCGCCATGATCGCTGCCAGCAATAAACAGATGAGTACGAACGCCGCCTTTTTCATCGTCGCGCTCCTTGCACAGTTTGGGCCAGAGTAGATGCGGCGGATTATAGACCTCCGCCGCAAGTCCGGCTGCTACTTCGTCGTGTCCTTGTAGACCTTGCCGCCCTTCATCACGAACGCCACCTTCTGGAGCACGGTCACGTCCTGCAGCGGGTCGCCCGGGACCGCCACGATGTCGGCGTACTTGCCGGCTTCGAGCGTCCCGACCTCGTTCTGCATGCGCAGCAGCTCGGCCGCGCCGCTGGTCGCCGACTTCAGCGCCTGCGCCGGCGTCATGCCGTACTTCACCATCAGCGGGAACTCGACGGCCGGGTTGATGTTCCAGTCGAAGCCGCCGGCGTCGGTGCCGAAGCCGATCTTCACGCCCGCAGCCACCGCGCGGCGGAAGGTGTCGGCGTGGATGGGGACCATGTCCACCCAGATCTTGGCGCCCGCGGCCGCGCGCCCCCGCGCCACGTACTCGGCCACGTAGATGGTCGGCACGTACCAGATGCCCTTCGCGACCATCGTCTTCATGTCTTCGTCGGAGATGTAGGCGCCGTGCTCGATGGAATCCACGCCCGCCTCCACCGAGTTGTGCACGCCGTGGAGCGCCATCGCGTGCGAGGCCACCGGCCGCCGCTGCCGGTGCGCCTCGTCCACGATCGCCTTCAGCTCCTCGAGCGTGAACGTCGGCACGTCCTTCAGCACGCCGCCTTCCAGGTAGTAGCTGCGGTCCGAATACACCTTGATCCAGTCGGCGCCGTAGCTGATCTGCTCGCGCACCGCCTTGCGCGCTTCGTCGGG encodes the following:
- a CDS encoding carboxypeptidase-like regulatory domain-containing protein yields the protein MKKAAFVLICLLLAAIMAAAQSFRGDINGVVTDSTGASVSGAEVTATQEGTGLERKVQTDDDGNYTLPELPLGDYTVTITKQGFKTQTTKGVKVAVGLAPRVNAQLSPGEVKEAIEVTAEAPLVETTSNVMGGTISEQQMKELPINGRDYIKTLYMVSGSTGDPSGVTDSPGSFGLFSINGNRGRSNNYLLDGTDMN
- a CDS encoding amidohydrolase family protein, which encodes MTVVPHDEFVVGSARVLAVQTEASMKRAVIFFSLLLLSIAAAAQTEQAAKVDTSATVIRCGALYDGKSEQLIRDAVITVSGERMVSVRTDKRPGKGPAIDLSNYTCLPGLIDTHTHVLLQGDITAADYDEQLLKQSREYRTILATQAARKALEYGFTTIRDLETEGAMYADVALRNAIHNGVIPGPRMKVATRALDVTGAYPLVGYSPDVTVPHGVQVVDGPDEARKAVREQISYGADWIKVYSDRSYYLEGGVLKDVPTFTLEELKAIVDEAHRQRRPVASHAMALHGVHNSVEAGVDSIEHGAYISDEDMKTMVAKGIWYVPTIYVAEYVARGRAAAGAKIWVDMVPIHADTFRRAVAAGVKIGFGTDAGGFDWNINPAVEFPLMVKYGMTPAQALKSATSGAAELLRMQNEVGTLEAGKYADIVAVPGDPLQDVTVLQKVAFVMKGGKVYKDTTK